The genome window TGCAGACAGTTCAGAGGCATTCGAAACGTTCGCCTTgggtttcttctttttcttctgtccTTTTTTGGCCTTCTGAGGGTAGAAAGggaaaaattaaatacattttacatttgtgCTTAACattgtggattattttctttaaacgGGATGTACTCTATTCTTTACTTCTCATCCACACTAATCAAGAGATGCAGCAGATGAAGAGAAGAGGGTAAAATCCAGAAGTACTTAATCTCACTGAGGTTTACCTGCATCTTTTTCTTCTGAGGGTCATGGACTACAGCATGTCTCTTCAGACTCTCCTGTGAACGCAAAGGAAAGATTCTTTTTAAAACTCAAAGCCCAAACCACTCGTCACCTCCGTTTCGGAACCGTTTCTCACCTCCATGGCGAACGCTTTCCCACAGCCGTCATGAGAGCAGATGAAGGAGCGCTTGCCCTCATGGAAGGAAAGAATATGATTCTGGAGGTTGAAATGGGTTGAGTAGGTTTTCAGACATCCCTCCTTGGTGCACTTGAAGACACGGCGTACACCCATGTGGACATGGAGTTTGTGTTTCTTTAGGAACCAGGCATTATGGAAAACCTTGGTACAGCTGTCACACTGCAGAATCTCTGCATATAGAAGCAGATTATAACTCAAAAACACAAGATCACAAGATTTCCTCAGATGGAGCAGGTTACCTCTGTGCTCCGCTTTCCTGTGTGCCTGATACTCAGTCCACGTTCTTCCCTGGAAGGTACAGCCCTCTTCAGCACACGGATAACCTACGGGTTCAACATTAGGATAATATAAACAGAGTAATTAAACACAAGGGcttttataattgtttttatttgaacCTTACCATCATGCACTTTCTCATGTTTCTGCAGCTTTTTAGAGGTCGCATACTTCTTCCCACAGCCCTCATATTGACATCTGTAAGAGTTCAGTTGAGCAAATCAACATGCAGGTGAGAAACGAGAAGCGTAGGTACAATCAGTCCTTACTTACTCGAACGGTAGCTGGTTCATGTGCTCACATTTGTGAGACTTCAGCTGGTTATTCTTATGGAAGGCTTTCAAACAACCCTCATGGTCACACTGAACAAAaatgggcaaaaaaaaataaattaggaaAGCTCTTCACATGGTGCAGAGTTTAACGATTACAATTTGCCATTtttaggaagaaagaaagaaaatcatgaCAGTGTCAAAACAACTTTAATCAGCTTGTTAAACTTTGCACAGGACCAGTGTTCATTGGTGTTTGCAttttaggaaagaaaaagaactaGCTGCCAATTTATTTTGAACTATAGGAAGGGTCAGGTTAATGTAAAGAGAAATTCAATGATTTCACTAATATTAAAACAGGTAAACTTGTTACACCAGGAACATTGGAGTAAACTTAAATCACCATGTGCACAAGTTAGCATTTTTCTTGCTCAAACATCTCCCACTCAGGAAGGGCTGGTAATTAATTGACTAGTGATCAGGTGACAttttctccaggaccagggtTGGGAACCTGTGGCCTAACTCATCTCAGCATAAGTGAATTCACTCAGTGCACATTAAAAGTGGAGCTTTAGTTGCGTTTGATTCCTACAAACCCTTATCTTCCTTTTCAGAAAGGACATGGGTTCTCAGATGTTTGTATGGCTCACTATACTCACCACATAGTGCGTCTCCTTGTGCTGGTGCACACGTTCAACATGGTTCTTTAACCCTGCAGTACTGGTAAAGCCCTCAGAACATCCATCCACTAAACATCTGCAGATTGAGTGTACACAGTTAATGAAGCTCATCATGATTATAATAGAGGAAGATGGTGATGTGTACAGAAGGACTCACTGGTACGGCTTCTTCCCACTGTGGCTCAGATTGTGCCTGGTCAGCTGGTAGCGGGTGCAAAAACTTTTATCACAGCTATCACATGCGAAAGGTCTCTAAAGTATGAAGACAAAAGCATGAGAGAAAGTGGTCTGTGAATTGCTGTTTACTTGTCTGTTTTGTCTCTTACCAGCCCGGTGT of Hemibagrus wyckioides isolate EC202008001 linkage group LG23, SWU_Hwy_1.0, whole genome shotgun sequence contains these proteins:
- the gtf3ab gene encoding general transcription factor IIIA, b isoform X2, which translates into the protein MGERFKDPTKNFVCSFFNCKASFSKSWKLEAHYCKHTGLRPFACDSCDKSFCTRYQLTRHNLSHSGKKPYQCLVDGCSEGFTSTAGLKNHVERVHQHKETHYVCDHEGCLKAFHKNNQLKSHKCEHMNQLPFECQYEGCGKKYATSKKLQKHEKVHDGYPCAEEGCTFQGRTWTEYQAHRKAEHREILQCDSCTKVFHNAWFLKKHKLHVHMGVRRVFKCTKEGCLKTYSTHFNLQNHILSFHEGKRSFICSHDGCGKAFAMEESLKRHAVVHDPQKKKMQKAKKGQKKKKKPKANVSNASELSAQLKHLSLNQSRSQNVP
- the gtf3ab gene encoding general transcription factor IIIA, b isoform X1 yields the protein MGERFKDPTKNFVCSFFNCKASFSKSWKLEAHYCKHTGLRPFACDSCDKSFCTRYQLTRHNLSHSGKKPYQCLVDGCSEGFTSTAGLKNHVERVHQHKETHYVCDHEGCLKAFHKNNQLKSHKCEHMNQLPFECQYEGCGKKYATSKKLQKHEKVHDGYPCAEEGCTFQGRTWTEYQAHRKAEHRGNLLHLRKSCDLVFLSYNLLLYAEILQCDSCTKVFHNAWFLKKHKLHVHMGVRRVFKCTKEGCLKTYSTHFNLQNHILSFHEGKRSFICSHDGCGKAFAMEESLKRHAVVHDPQKKKMQKAKKGQKKKKKPKANVSNASELSAQLKHLSLNQSRSQNVP